TCATGTTGGggatttttttctttgcaaaaGCAAACATGAGATAAAAATTAAGTAGGCAACCAAATGATAGCTTAACACGAGGGCGGTACACAGCAGATGGGCACGATTACCCTGGAAATTTGATGCTTTCCTAATGCTATATACCGTTTTGTTTGATGGAAAACATTCCTATTTGTTGGTGATAGTGATATCGTATCACTTATTGTTGACAAGGATGATTTGTCAACACAGAAATTTCTTCCACTTTTTTATGCAGAGAAATATGTTCTAGTTCATCATCTagcttacattttttttcatatatatatgcagctgTTATGGATTACTGTTGTTTGGGTTGATAGACAAGCACATGacctgtatttttttaatatgatgtTACTGTGTAATAGAGGGTCAGTCAATATTCTTAAAGCTTGGTGCAATTTTTTATTAAGCTCCTAATTTACTGAGTGAACATAAGTTTCTGTTCAGTTCACAAGTCCCTTCTTCCATCACTGTTGCAAACTAGTTGGTATCAGCCTTGTTATGCTTACAGTTCCATTTGCAAACTATTGAAATGCTCTCCTCTGACAAAACAGGTTGTTTACATGGGAATAGTGGGGTCATTTCCTTTCAACTCTTTCCTTTCTGGCGTCCTCTCATGCATAGGAACTGCAGTCCTCGCTGGTAGGGATTTCTTAACCCCTTCTCAATTCCGGTTACCCTTTTTCGGTTGTACGATACATAACTGTCAATGTTTCGTGCAGTTTGCCTTCGTATTCAAGTTAACAAAGATAACAAGGAATTCAAGGTAACTCTACTTTCACCTTAGTCTGTTGGGGCCATTAATTCTTGAGATTCTGGCGTAACGTCGCATGCCAAAACACTATCTGCAGGATCTTCCTCCTGAAAGGGCGTTTGCAGATTTCGTTCTGTGCAATCTGGTGCTCCACTTGGTGATCATGAACTTCCTTGGTTGATGTCCTGCCCCTACAACTGATCAAGGTTTTGTAGCCCCAGTTTATGGTCACTGGTCAGAACACCCTGATGTTTGGGAGTGTCATAGTATGAGATATTCATATGATCTTTCACACTTCACCGATGTAATTCGACAATTTTTCGAGAAACTATAAGTTCTCTACCTGCCGTTCGCTGCGGCTTATCTTTATATCTGTGTATTTAGTGTTTAACAATCTTAGAACATGTGATCCTGTTTTCTTCAAGTGACCGAAGGTTGGCAACATGCTATTCGACCATGCTGTTAACTGTTGTTTGTCCTTTGTTCCAACGTTGCCTACGCATGGATTTTACAGGATTTTAAAATCCCTCCATTCCAAAGGAAGAAATTTGATTGCACTACTGCAATTCAAAACATTTCTTGCACTTGCGCAATCCCAGTGACCCACATGTAATCAGAAGAAGTGGAGTATGCATTGTTCTGGTTGTACTCAACGAGTGTTTGCCATCCAAATTATGTCGCTAGTATTAGTAGTAGCATATGTCGTGCACGCTAGGCAGAAAACTGAATACTACCATGTGCTGCCTTGGTGAGTTTATAAAAATCACCATTTCATCCAAGAACACAAAGCTATCGTTTCCCTCGCAAAaccaaaacgaagaaaaaaaaaacagaaaacctGAAATATCTGGCAGGACCGACTGCCAGGCCACCATGCCTTCAAATGGTAAACGAAATCGAAATGACAAACGAGAACAGTCATTAAAAAACATTCCAATTTTCCACCCTTGGTTGATCTGGCAACAGTCACTAGTAAAGTTGCAACTGACAATtgacaaaccaaacaaaaatcaCTCTTATTTCAGATCATTATATATTAATGCTGCTGGGTGGCCAGGATGCCGTAGCATTTACCTACACTTCAAAGTAAGTTACAGCCATGTGTAAAAAGTATTGGAAGCCATCTGGTGCGAAGTAATGTACAGGTACAACAGTGCAGCGTTTATCTTACTGCTACCAAAAGAATAAATACACGTACTTGAAGGAGTAAAGCTTCTGACAtccttttaaaaataaaagcaaCTCAAGATCTAGCATACAGTTTGTTTGCTAAATGCATCTCTGTTGATTCATTTCCATAACATTCCTACTGCCTCTGttggaaaaaaagaggaaaagtgAAAGCACCTAAATGAAGGGAGAATTTATGCCATCTAGTTTTACCATCATGAGCGCCCCAgctgagagaagagaaaaggccATAATTCCAGAACGACGATATTATCCTTCAATTAGACACTCAGAGCAGGTGCCAGTGGTTCCGGAACACCACTACCACCGTTAAGAACTATCACCTTGCCCTCTGAATCCACATCAACAATAGCAGAGTCACCTTCCTTGACCTCGCCAGCCAACATCTTCTCCGCCAAGCTGTCCTCCAGAAGCCTCATAATAGCACGCCGCAGAGGCCTGGCACCATAGCTTGGGTTGTAACCTTCGT
This window of the Oryza sativa Japonica Group chromosome 4, ASM3414082v1 genome carries:
- the LOC4335701 gene encoding dolichyl-diphosphooligosaccharide--protein glycosyltransferase subunit DAD1, yielding MPRATSDAKLLIQSLGKAYAATPTNLKIIDLYVVFAVATALIQVVYMGIVGSFPFNSFLSGVLSCIGTAVLAVCLRIQVNKDNKEFKDLPPERAFADFVLCNLVLHLVIMNFLG